The following are encoded in a window of Flavobacterium psychrotrophum genomic DNA:
- a CDS encoding polyribonucleotide nucleotidyltransferase: MIPNVIKETIDLGDGRTITIETGKLAKQADGAVVVQMGNAMLLATVVSARSASPGIDFLPLTLDYREKFAAAGRFPGGFFKREARPSDGEVLTMRLVDRVLRPLFPKDYHAETQVMIQLMSHDDEVMPDALAGLAASAALSISDIPFETLISEVRVARIDGQFIINPSKAQLDLSDIDMMIGASMDSIAMVEGEMKEISELEMISAIKFAHEAIKVQIQAQERLQAAVGKKEVRTYEEERKDETILAKVKELAYDKYFAIASEGSAKHERTEKFAAVKEEVKALFSDEELLENGDLVSKYLSKVNKEAVRNVILDKGSRLDGRKTNEIRPIWCEVDYLPSTHGSALFTRGETQALATVTLGTSREANIIDRPTEQGEEKFYLHYNFPPFSTGEAKPLRGTSRREVGHGNLAQRALKNMIPAENPYTVRVVSEVLESNGSSSMATVCAGTLALMDAGIQMIKPVSGIAMGLISDEETGRWAVLSDILGDEDHLGDMDFKVTGTADGITACQMDIKIKGLKYEIMEKALEQARDGRLHILGKLIEVIDTPRPEVKRHSPKIIKVTIPGAFIGALIGPGGKVIQELQKLSGTTIVINEVDEQGEVEILGTSPEGIDMVLKKIDSIIFKPQIGESYSVKVIKLLDFGAVVEYLDAPGNEVLLHVSELDWARTENVTDVVNMGDVFDVKYIGIDPKTRKEKVSRKALMPKPEGYKERPPREDRPRDDRGRDNRGRDDRGRDNRGPGRDDRNSRDRGPREERRNDAPKEDNQDSQES; this comes from the coding sequence ATGATTCCAAACGTTATTAAAGAGACCATCGACTTAGGAGATGGACGCACCATTACCATAGAAACCGGTAAGCTGGCCAAACAGGCAGATGGCGCCGTAGTGGTACAAATGGGCAATGCCATGTTGCTTGCTACAGTGGTATCTGCACGCAGTGCAAGCCCGGGCATCGACTTTTTGCCCCTAACATTAGATTACCGCGAAAAATTTGCTGCCGCAGGACGTTTTCCTGGTGGCTTTTTTAAGCGTGAAGCAAGGCCAAGCGACGGTGAAGTACTAACCATGAGGTTAGTAGACCGTGTACTACGCCCGCTTTTCCCTAAAGATTACCATGCAGAAACGCAGGTAATGATACAGCTTATGAGCCATGATGACGAAGTAATGCCGGATGCACTTGCCGGACTTGCTGCATCTGCTGCACTTTCTATTTCTGACATTCCTTTTGAAACACTTATTTCTGAAGTACGTGTAGCAAGGATAGATGGACAATTCATCATCAACCCAAGCAAAGCCCAGCTGGACCTGTCTGACATCGATATGATGATAGGCGCTTCTATGGACTCTATTGCTATGGTTGAAGGCGAAATGAAAGAGATATCTGAACTTGAAATGATCTCTGCAATTAAATTTGCACACGAAGCCATTAAAGTACAGATTCAGGCTCAGGAAAGGCTTCAGGCTGCTGTAGGTAAAAAAGAGGTTCGTACTTATGAAGAAGAGCGTAAGGACGAAACTATACTTGCAAAAGTAAAAGAACTTGCTTATGATAAGTATTTTGCAATAGCGAGCGAAGGCTCTGCAAAACACGAGCGTACTGAGAAATTTGCTGCTGTTAAGGAAGAAGTTAAAGCACTTTTTAGCGATGAAGAGCTGCTTGAAAACGGCGACCTTGTAAGCAAGTACCTTTCTAAAGTAAATAAAGAAGCTGTTCGTAACGTTATCCTTGATAAAGGCAGCCGTCTTGATGGCCGTAAAACTAACGAGATACGCCCTATCTGGTGTGAGGTAGATTACCTTCCTTCTACACACGGCTCGGCTTTGTTTACAAGGGGAGAAACTCAGGCATTAGCTACAGTAACCCTTGGTACATCCCGTGAGGCTAACATTATAGACAGGCCTACAGAGCAGGGTGAAGAGAAATTCTACCTGCACTATAACTTCCCTCCTTTCTCTACCGGCGAAGCTAAACCGCTACGTGGTACATCAAGGCGCGAAGTAGGACACGGTAACCTTGCGCAACGTGCCCTTAAAAACATGATCCCTGCAGAAAACCCTTATACTGTGCGTGTAGTATCTGAAGTACTTGAATCTAACGGTTCATCTTCTATGGCTACCGTATGTGCGGGTACACTTGCACTAATGGATGCCGGTATACAAATGATCAAACCGGTATCTGGTATTGCAATGGGCCTTATCTCTGATGAAGAAACCGGCCGTTGGGCTGTACTTTCTGATATCCTTGGAGATGAAGACCACCTTGGCGACATGGACTTTAAAGTAACCGGAACGGCTGATGGTATTACTGCCTGCCAGATGGACATTAAAATTAAAGGCCTTAAATATGAGATCATGGAGAAAGCCCTTGAGCAGGCTCGCGATGGCCGCCTTCATATCCTTGGTAAACTAATCGAAGTTATCGATACGCCAAGGCCTGAGGTTAAACGCCACTCTCCAAAAATCATTAAAGTTACTATTCCGGGTGCATTCATCGGAGCCCTTATTGGCCCGGGTGGAAAAGTTATCCAGGAGCTTCAAAAACTATCTGGTACTACTATCGTTATCAACGAGGTAGATGAGCAGGGTGAAGTTGAGATCCTTGGTACAAGCCCAGAAGGTATTGATATGGTACTTAAGAAAATTGACTCTATCATATTCAAGCCACAGATAGGCGAAAGCTATTCTGTAAAAGTTATAAAACTGCTTGACTTTGGTGCAGTTGTAGAATATCTTGACGCACCGGGTAACGAAGTACTGCTTCACGTAAGCGAACTTGACTGGGCACGTACTGAAAATGTAACCGATGTAGTGAACATGGGCGATGTATTTGACGTAAAATACATAGGCATTGACCCTAAAACACGTAAGGAAAAAGTATCTCGCAAAGCGCTGATGCCAAAACCTGAAGGTTATAAAGAGCGCCCTCCAAGGGAAGACCGCCCTCGTGATGACCGTGGACGCGACAACCGTGGACGTGATGATCGTGGACGCGACAACCGCGGACCAGGACGTGATGACAGAAACTCTCGCGATCGTGGCCCTAGGGAAGAGCGCAGAAATGATG
- the rpsO gene encoding 30S ribosomal protein S15: MYLTKEVKAEIFAKHGKSATDTGTSEGQIALFTFRINHLTEHLKKNRHDFNTERSLVKLVGKRRSLLDYLKKTEINRYREIIKELNIRK, translated from the coding sequence ATGTACTTAACTAAAGAAGTAAAAGCGGAAATTTTCGCAAAGCACGGTAAATCAGCAACCGATACAGGTACGTCTGAAGGCCAAATCGCCCTGTTCACTTTCAGGATTAACCACCTTACTGAGCACCTTAAGAAAAATCGTCACGATTTTAACACTGAGCGTTCTCTTGTAAAACTGGTAGGTAAAAGAAGAAGTCTTCTTGATTACCTTAAGAAAACTGAGATCAACAGATATCGTGAGATTATCAAAGAACTAAACATCAGGAAATAA
- a CDS encoding GAF domain-containing protein, which yields MTFEELKPKVIDILHHEEKLRDEKLLQICRLLEENIDYYDWVGFYFRNGDKEELILGPYVGEPTDHTVIPFGKGICGQVAVSNKNFVVPDVAAQDNYIACSLTVKSEIVVPLFVNGENIGQIDIDSEVLDAFTELDERFLEFVNEEVAKLF from the coding sequence ATGACATTCGAAGAATTAAAACCTAAGGTTATCGACATATTACACCACGAAGAAAAGCTACGTGATGAAAAATTACTACAAATTTGCCGCCTGTTAGAAGAAAACATTGACTACTACGACTGGGTAGGCTTTTATTTTCGCAACGGCGATAAAGAAGAACTTATATTGGGGCCATATGTAGGCGAACCTACAGACCATACCGTTATTCCGTTTGGCAAGGGTATTTGCGGCCAGGTAGCGGTAAGCAATAAAAACTTTGTTGTGCCAGACGTTGCTGCGCAAGACAACTACATTGCCTGCAGCCTAACCGTAAAATCTGAAATTGTAGTACCCCTTTTTGTAAACGGCGAAAACATAGGCCAGATAGACATCGACTCTGAAGTTCTTGATGCGTTTACAGAACTTGATGAGCGCTTTTTAGAGTTTGTAAACGAAGAGGTGGCGAAACTGTTTTAA
- the xrtF gene encoding exosortase family protein XrtF — protein MGILSANKAFFMFLGKFVASYLILTGLYMWYLSPYDTDVSVTDPVTHMVAGQARDVVHIFGQESHIEQHPREASDKFYVNGQSVSRIVEGCNAVSVMILFTAFIVAFSTSFKKTSLYIIAGVAIIYVLNILRIALITTAAYFYPQYSVFIHDVFFPLFIYGVVFLLWVVWVTKFYKNEKQAKA, from the coding sequence ATGGGTATACTGTCTGCCAATAAGGCCTTCTTTATGTTTTTGGGTAAATTTGTTGCCAGTTACCTTATACTTACCGGGCTTTATATGTGGTATCTTTCTCCATATGATACAGATGTAAGCGTTACAGATCCTGTTACACATATGGTAGCAGGCCAGGCAAGGGATGTGGTACACATCTTTGGGCAGGAATCGCATATAGAACAGCATCCAAGAGAAGCGTCAGATAAGTTTTATGTAAACGGGCAATCTGTTTCCCGTATTGTTGAGGGGTGTAACGCCGTTAGTGTCATGATACTTTTTACTGCTTTTATTGTAGCGTTTTCTACCTCTTTTAAAAAGACATCTTTATACATCATTGCAGGTGTAGCCATAATTTATGTGCTTAACATACTCAGGATAGCCCTTATTACCACCGCTGCATACTTCTACCCGCAGTACAGTGTTTTTATACACGATGTTTTTTTTCCTTTATTTATTTATGGGGTAGTGTTTTTATTGTGGGTAGTATGGGTTACTAAATTTTATAAAAATGAAAAACAAGCTAAAGCTTAA
- a CDS encoding exosortase F system-associated membrane protein, with protein sequence MKNKLKLKPADWLGITVLLILIICVRLFESRLFYDPFLQFFKTQLTKDFPGYDLGRLFLNYVFRYLLNTVFSLGILWLLFKDRDVIKLTSILYIAVFVVLGTLLFIVLSTSEPSQTLIFYLRRFLIQPLLLLLFVPAFYYQRYMK encoded by the coding sequence ATGAAAAACAAGCTAAAGCTTAAACCGGCAGATTGGCTGGGCATTACCGTGCTCCTTATCCTTATAATATGTGTTCGCTTGTTTGAAAGCCGCTTGTTTTATGACCCTTTCCTGCAATTTTTTAAAACACAACTAACTAAAGATTTTCCGGGATATGATTTAGGCAGGTTGTTTTTAAATTATGTATTTCGTTATCTCTTAAATACAGTTTTCTCTTTGGGTATATTGTGGCTTTTGTTTAAAGACAGGGATGTCATAAAACTTACATCAATACTATATATCGCAGTTTTTGTGGTATTAGGAACATTACTTTTTATAGTGCTAAGTACATCTGAACCATCGCAAACCCTTATTTTTTACCTTCGCAGGTTTTTAATACAGCCTTTATTGTTATTACTGTTTGTGCCTGCATTTTACTATCAGAGGTATATGAAGTAA
- a CDS encoding HYC_CC_PP family protein, which produces MKLKRYISIILTALILFSSIGLSFSVHYCHGSVSGIALSYKTDHCGAVKVKEVKSCCAKAKAASQKKCCKNHIVKLQDNTDKTLVKSLQLDLAVFYMPVAYGNPLQLLSLPVVRLKKENPSFYAEGNAPPLYKLYCQYILYA; this is translated from the coding sequence ATGAAACTTAAAAGGTACATAAGTATAATTTTAACGGCGCTTATACTATTCAGTAGTATTGGCCTGTCGTTTAGTGTGCATTATTGTCATGGTAGTGTTTCGGGTATTGCCCTTTCTTATAAAACAGATCATTGCGGTGCTGTTAAGGTAAAAGAAGTTAAGTCGTGCTGCGCGAAAGCGAAAGCTGCATCGCAAAAAAAATGCTGTAAAAACCATATTGTAAAGCTGCAGGACAATACCGATAAAACATTGGTAAAGTCGTTACAGCTCGATCTGGCTGTGTTTTATATGCCTGTGGCTTATGGAAACCCATTACAACTTTTAAGCCTACCTGTAGTAAGGCTAAAAAAAGAGAATCCGTCTTTTTATGCAGAGGGTAATGCGCCACCGCTCTACAAATTATACTGTCAATACATCCTCTACGCCTAA
- a CDS encoding TonB-dependent receptor has product MRKILLILLLLPAFFAQAQDTISGKVLDEKSQPLPGANVLWLDTTIATSTNADGTFTIPYSPQNMMLVISYLGYVTDTIHVHTPQYISHQLKADKANELTGVTVDKTLSSLRRSQVSATNMSTMGSKELLKAACCNIAESFETNPSIDVNFSDALTGTRQIKMLGLTSPYLLIAEENIPSVRGASQAYGLTFVPGTWVESIQVTKGAGPVINGYESVSGQINYELIKPVNGDPFFLNAYAGMGGRYELNTHFTKKVSDKWSTSLFVHGNIRVGKYDMNDDGFLDNPLAKQINVMNRWQYIDAEKGWVSFINLRYMHDEKQAGQVDFDPDRDKFTTNYWGSEINTDKVDASAKLGYVWPDMPYQSIGLQTSFNYHNQESYFGFNQYDIAQKSGYANLIFSSIIDNTMNKFSVGANATYDNYNEFAYIYTGNNGRDYDRIDNSAGVFAEYTYDNADNFSLVLGGRFDYHNRLGAFATPRVHMRYNPWEKGTLRISAGRGKRAANIFAENQQYFGSSRAFNITPEGGKLYGLNPEIAWNYGLSFSQNFTVFGKTAELGVDFYRTDFQNQVVVDVFSSPQAVSFYNLDGKSYANSLQVDLNYEITRHFNIRTAYKYYDIKTDYTSGTYQKPLQAKHRFFANVSYETHVHEGGKQWKFDFTYNWLGKQLLPNTATNPAEYQMGDYSPAFATMNAQVTHSFSSVFEMYVGGENIGNYRQKNAIVAANDPFGAYFDTSLVYGPVFGQMYYAGLRFKIK; this is encoded by the coding sequence ATGCGTAAAATACTCTTAATTTTATTGCTGTTGCCTGCATTTTTTGCACAGGCGCAGGATACTATAAGCGGTAAAGTGCTGGACGAAAAAAGTCAGCCATTACCGGGAGCCAATGTACTTTGGCTCGATACTACAATTGCAACATCTACAAATGCAGATGGTACATTTACGATACCATATTCTCCTCAAAACATGATGTTGGTAATAAGCTACCTTGGCTATGTTACCGATACTATTCATGTTCATACACCGCAGTATATATCGCACCAGCTAAAAGCTGATAAAGCAAATGAGCTTACCGGCGTTACGGTAGATAAAACCCTTTCCAGCCTTAGGCGTAGCCAGGTTAGCGCTACGAATATGAGTACAATGGGCAGTAAAGAACTGCTAAAAGCGGCGTGCTGCAACATAGCCGAGAGCTTTGAAACCAATCCTTCTATCGATGTGAATTTTAGTGATGCGCTTACCGGTACCCGTCAGATAAAAATGCTGGGGCTTACCAGTCCGTACCTGCTTATTGCCGAAGAAAATATACCATCTGTGCGGGGCGCAAGCCAGGCTTATGGCCTAACATTTGTTCCGGGTACCTGGGTAGAAAGCATCCAGGTAACTAAGGGTGCAGGGCCTGTTATAAACGGTTATGAAAGCGTTTCCGGCCAGATAAATTATGAACTGATAAAGCCTGTAAATGGCGATCCGTTTTTTTTGAATGCTTATGCCGGTATGGGCGGACGTTATGAACTGAATACCCATTTTACAAAAAAGGTTTCTGATAAATGGAGTACATCATTATTTGTGCATGGCAATATCCGTGTGGGTAAGTATGACATGAACGACGATGGTTTTCTGGACAATCCGCTGGCTAAGCAAATAAACGTAATGAACCGCTGGCAGTATATAGATGCCGAGAAAGGCTGGGTAAGCTTTATTAACCTGCGCTATATGCACGACGAAAAACAGGCAGGGCAGGTAGACTTTGATCCGGATAGGGATAAGTTTACTACAAACTACTGGGGCAGTGAGATAAATACTGATAAGGTAGATGCATCTGCCAAGCTGGGTTATGTATGGCCGGATATGCCGTACCAGAGCATAGGGTTACAAACATCGTTTAACTATCATAACCAGGAATCTTATTTTGGGTTCAATCAATATGATATTGCGCAAAAAAGTGGCTATGCAAACCTTATATTCAGTTCGATTATAGATAATACCATGAACAAATTCTCGGTAGGGGCAAATGCAACTTATGATAATTACAATGAGTTTGCTTACATCTACACCGGTAATAATGGGCGTGATTATGACAGGATAGACAATTCTGCCGGGGTGTTTGCCGAATATACTTACGATAATGCCGATAACTTTAGCCTGGTGCTGGGTGGCCGCTTTGACTACCATAACCGCCTGGGGGCTTTTGCTACACCACGTGTGCACATGCGTTACAACCCATGGGAGAAAGGTACGCTAAGAATCTCTGCCGGAAGAGGCAAGAGAGCGGCTAACATTTTTGCCGAGAACCAGCAGTACTTTGGTTCGTCGAGGGCGTTTAATATCACGCCTGAAGGAGGGAAGCTTTATGGGCTTAATCCTGAAATTGCATGGAACTACGGCCTTAGCTTCTCGCAAAACTTTACCGTATTTGGAAAAACGGCAGAATTAGGCGTAGACTTTTACCGTACCGATTTTCAAAACCAGGTAGTGGTAGATGTATTTAGTTCGCCGCAGGCGGTAAGCTTTTATAACCTTGATGGCAAGAGCTATGCAAACAGCCTGCAGGTAGATCTTAATTATGAAATTACGCGCCATTTTAATATCCGTACGGCATATAAGTATTATGATATTAAAACCGATTATACATCTGGCACATATCAAAAGCCGCTACAGGCAAAGCACCGCTTTTTTGCGAATGTTTCTTATGAAACACACGTACACGAAGGTGGTAAGCAATGGAAGTTTGATTTTACCTATAACTGGCTGGGTAAACAATTACTGCCCAATACAGCAACTAACCCTGCCGAATACCAGATGGGTGACTACTCACCGGCATTTGCTACCATGAATGCGCAGGTAACGCATAGTTTTAGCAGTGTTTTTGAAATGTATGTGGGTGGAGAGAACATAGGTAATTACAGGCAAAAGAATGCCATTGTAGCAGCTAATGACCCTTTTGGTGCATATTTTGATACATCACTGGTATATGGTCCCGTGTTTGGGCAAATGTATTATGCCGGGTTGCGTTTTAAAATAAAATAA
- a CDS encoding heavy-metal-associated domain-containing protein, with protein sequence MKKIVLVLLIMLAGFTMQAQDKKNKNAKQDIEVKGNCDQCKKRIEKAAYGVKGVKSAQWDADDQKLHVIVDEAKCNADDVRKAVAKAGHDTDKVKATEEDYNNLHHCCQYDRG encoded by the coding sequence ATGAAAAAAATAGTTTTAGTACTGCTTATCATGCTTGCGGGTTTTACGATGCAGGCACAGGATAAAAAAAATAAAAATGCTAAACAGGATATTGAAGTTAAAGGTAACTGCGACCAGTGTAAAAAGCGTATAGAAAAAGCTGCATATGGTGTAAAAGGCGTAAAATCTGCACAGTGGGATGCCGATGACCAAAAGCTGCATGTAATTGTTGATGAGGCAAAATGCAATGCCGATGATGTTAGAAAAGCAGTTGCAAAGGCCGGACATGATACTGATAAGGTTAAAGCAACAGAAGAGGACTACAACAACCTGCACCACTGCTGCCAGTACGATCGCGGATAA
- the groL gene encoding chaperonin GroEL (60 kDa chaperone family; promotes refolding of misfolded polypeptides especially under stressful conditions; forms two stacked rings of heptamers to form a barrel-shaped 14mer; ends can be capped by GroES; misfolded proteins enter the barrel where they are refolded when GroES binds): MAKEIKFDIEARDGLKRGVDALANAVKVTLGPKGRNVIISKAFGGPTVTKDGVSVAKEIELKDTLENMGAQMVKEVASKTNDLAGDGTTTATVLAQAIVKEGLKNVAAGANPMDLKRGIDKAVSAIVADLATQSTEVGSTSEKIKQVASISANNDESVGELIATAFEKVGKEGVITVEEAKGTDTYVDVVEGMQFDRGYLSAYFVTNSEKMEAELDRPYILLYDKKVSSMKDLLPILEPVAQSGKPLLIIAEDVDGEALATLVVNKLRGALKIAAVKAPGFGDRRKALLEDIAILTGGTVIAEEQGYTLENATLDMLGTAEKVTIDKDNTTLVNGAGTEDLIKNRVNQIKAQIESTTSDYDREKLQERLAKLAGGVAVLYVGAASEVEMKEKKDRVDDALHATRAAVEEGIVAGGGVALLRAKKALANITAENADEATGVQIIARAIEAPLRTIVENAGLEGSVVVAKVAEGEGDFGYNAKTDEYVDMLAAGIIDPKKVTRVALENAASVAGMILTTECALIDIKEEGAAGGMPMGGGMPGMM; this comes from the coding sequence ATGGCAAAAGAAATAAAATTTGATATTGAAGCTCGCGACGGTTTAAAGCGCGGTGTAGATGCACTGGCTAATGCCGTAAAAGTAACCCTGGGCCCTAAAGGCCGTAACGTTATCATTAGTAAAGCATTTGGCGGCCCTACTGTAACTAAAGATGGTGTAAGCGTAGCTAAAGAAATAGAGCTTAAAGACACCCTTGAAAACATGGGTGCACAAATGGTTAAAGAAGTTGCTTCTAAAACGAATGACCTTGCCGGAGACGGTACTACAACGGCTACCGTGCTTGCACAGGCTATTGTAAAAGAAGGCCTTAAAAATGTAGCTGCCGGCGCTAACCCTATGGATCTTAAGCGTGGTATAGACAAAGCAGTTAGTGCTATAGTTGCAGACCTTGCTACCCAAAGTACTGAAGTAGGCAGCACATCTGAAAAAATTAAGCAGGTAGCTTCTATCTCTGCTAATAATGACGAAAGCGTAGGCGAACTTATTGCTACTGCTTTTGAAAAAGTAGGTAAAGAAGGTGTTATTACTGTAGAAGAAGCTAAAGGTACTGATACGTATGTAGATGTAGTTGAAGGTATGCAGTTTGACCGTGGTTACCTATCGGCTTATTTTGTAACAAACTCTGAGAAAATGGAGGCTGAATTAGACAGGCCATACATTTTACTATACGACAAAAAAGTATCTTCTATGAAAGACCTGCTGCCAATACTTGAACCGGTAGCACAGTCTGGAAAACCACTACTTATCATTGCTGAAGATGTAGATGGCGAAGCTCTTGCTACACTTGTGGTTAACAAACTACGTGGCGCGCTTAAAATTGCTGCTGTTAAAGCTCCGGGCTTTGGCGACAGAAGAAAAGCACTTCTTGAAGATATTGCTATCCTTACAGGTGGTACTGTAATTGCCGAAGAGCAAGGATATACACTTGAAAACGCTACTCTTGATATGCTGGGTACTGCCGAAAAAGTAACTATTGACAAAGACAATACCACTCTTGTAAACGGTGCAGGCACAGAAGACCTTATCAAAAACCGTGTTAACCAGATCAAAGCGCAGATAGAATCAACTACATCTGACTATGACAGGGAAAAACTACAGGAGCGCCTTGCTAAACTTGCAGGTGGTGTTGCCGTACTTTATGTAGGCGCAGCTTCTGAAGTTGAAATGAAAGAGAAAAAAGACCGTGTAGACGATGCACTTCACGCTACACGCGCAGCGGTAGAAGAAGGTATTGTAGCCGGTGGTGGTGTTGCACTGCTTCGTGCTAAAAAAGCACTTGCTAACATTACTGCTGAAAATGCTGACGAGGCTACAGGTGTACAAATCATAGCACGTGCTATTGAGGCACCGCTTCGCACTATAGTTGAGAACGCAGGCCTTGAGGGCAGTGTTGTTGTTGCTAAAGTAGCAGAGGGCGAAGGTGACTTTGGTTACAACGCTAAAACAGATGAGTATGTAGATATGCTTGCAGCGGGTATTATAGACCCTAAAAAAGTGACACGTGTAGCGCTTGAAAATGCTGCATCTGTTGCGGGTATGATACTTACTACTGAGTGTGCTCTTATAGATATTAAAGAAGAAGGTGCCGCCGGCGGTATGCCAATGGGCGGCGGTATGCCGGGCATGATGTAA
- a CDS encoding co-chaperone GroES → MALNIKPLLDRVLVEPVAAETQTASGIFIPDTAKEKPQKGIVVAVGNGTKDHDMTVKVGDTVLYGKYAGTELKFEGKDYLIMKEEEIFAVI, encoded by the coding sequence ATGGCTTTAAACATTAAACCACTTTTAGACCGTGTACTGGTAGAACCGGTAGCTGCAGAAACACAAACGGCTTCGGGTATCTTTATTCCTGACACTGCAAAAGAAAAACCACAAAAAGGCATTGTGGTAGCCGTAGGTAACGGTACTAAAGACCATGACATGACTGTAAAAGTGGGCGATACCGTGTTGTATGGCAAATATGCCGGTACCGAACTAAAATTTGAAGGTAAGGATTACCTTATCATGAAAGAAGAAGAAATATTTGCAGTTATCTAA
- the secG gene encoding preprotein translocase subunit SecG produces MINFSIFLVLITIVSFLLVVVVMVQNPKGGGLSSSLGGSQVVGGVQKTSDFLDKSTWTLASILVALIIFSSVSFNNGTSGESLTDESAVPAAPAATPNAAPAANGTTPAGTATQPAPAAKPE; encoded by the coding sequence ATGATCAATTTTTCAATTTTTCTGGTACTTATCACAATAGTAAGCTTTTTGCTTGTGGTAGTCGTGATGGTTCAAAACCCTAAAGGCGGTGGCCTTTCTTCTTCATTAGGAGGTTCTCAGGTAGTTGGAGGTGTACAAAAAACTTCTGACTTTTTAGACAAAAGTACATGGACGCTGGCCTCTATACTGGTAGCGCTAATTATATTTTCGAGCGTTAGCTTTAACAACGGTACATCTGGCGAGAGTCTTACAGACGAAAGCGCTGTACCTGCTGCTCCGGCTGCAACACCTAATGCTGCTCCTGCTGCTAACGGTACTACGCCTGCAGGCACTGCCACTCAACCGGCTCCTGCTGCAAAACCTGAATAA
- a CDS encoding tetratricopeptide repeat protein: protein MTTKDYTYLLNKPYSVTNRQGAELESILTEFPYLQSARAIYLKELYNKDSFRYNTELKKTAAYTTDRSVLFEFITTEAFRSIGLKQLEEEETALAGIEVIESTPTLPVIEAVPTIDKLEESIKLSIIEAEPEEEISIPEPAITIQDATKLEESIKLSIIEAEPEEETTVNDTEIATPAAEDTVINQNDITISETDVAINNQNSATIGSPLKFDVAETHSFAEWLQLSRIAPVKREEPQKPAPQVSAPIDQPIETGKDEPETIVQPGELNRKLELIDRFIEINPKIKPVKSDTSAWENLSKNTADSPGLMTETLARVYLEQKKYTKAIQAYEILILKYPEKSAFFADRISEIKDLQ from the coding sequence TTGACTACAAAAGACTATACATATTTGCTTAATAAGCCTTATTCGGTAACGAACAGGCAGGGTGCGGAACTGGAAAGTATCCTTACGGAGTTTCCGTACCTGCAAAGTGCCCGCGCCATCTATCTTAAAGAGCTATATAATAAAGACAGCTTTAGATACAATACTGAGCTAAAAAAAACAGCTGCCTACACTACAGACAGGTCTGTCCTTTTTGAATTTATTACTACTGAGGCATTCAGGAGCATTGGACTAAAACAGCTCGAAGAAGAGGAAACTGCGCTTGCCGGTATAGAAGTGATTGAAAGCACACCAACGCTGCCTGTAATCGAAGCGGTGCCTACCATAGATAAGCTGGAAGAATCTATTAAACTGTCTATCATTGAAGCAGAACCGGAAGAAGAAATTTCAATCCCCGAACCTGCCATTACTATCCAAGATGCTACCAAACTGGAAGAATCTATAAAGCTTTCTATAATTGAAGCGGAACCGGAGGAAGAAACTACCGTAAATGATACCGAAATAGCAACACCTGCGGCTGAAGATACTGTTATTAATCAAAACGATATAACAATCTCTGAAACAGACGTTGCCATTAATAACCAAAATAGCGCAACTATTGGCAGTCCGCTAAAATTTGATGTAGCAGAAACACATTCATTTGCCGAATGGCTGCAACTTTCGAGGATTGCGCCCGTTAAGCGCGAAGAACCGCAGAAACCTGCGCCACAAGTTTCAGCCCCAATAGATCAACCCATTGAAACAGGTAAAGATGAGCCGGAAACAATAGTACAGCCAGGCGAACTTAACCGTAAACTGGAACTAATAGACCGTTTTATTGAGATCAATCCAAAAATAAAACCGGTTAAAAGCGATACCTCTGCATGGGAAAATCTTAGCAAAAACACAGCAGACTCTCCCGGCCTGATGACCGAAACCTTGGCGCGCGTGTACCTTGAACAAAAAAAATATACAAAAGCTATACAAGCTTATGAAATTTTAATTTTGAAATATCCGGAAAAAAGTGCTTTCTTTGCAGACCGTATTTCAGAAATTAAAGATTTACAATAA